aaaattttccaCTTCTTTCGCTTGTCGCATGCGCGTGGACCGATATCCCCGATCGGCTGATAGATGGTGTAATTGACAATTTTCGACTGGATCGCAGGCTACGATGCTCGTTTCCCCCAGCAGAACCAGTATGTGATTAGCTGTTAGTTGAGTGTCTTTTTCACACTATCTAACCTTGATTCGCTCCGCAGGACCAAGCACTGCTGGCAGAACTATGTCGACTACTACAAGTGTACCACTGCCAAGGGCGAGGACTTCCGCCCCTGCAAACAGGTAATTTCGACATCGACAATCTTTCCCAAATCCCAGCAGCTTCTAACGGCTTTTCTCACAGTTCTACCACTCCTTCCGCTCTCTTTGCCCCAAGGCCTGGACCGATCGTTGGGACGGTCAGCGTGGTACGCATCTACAACTCTTCTCCAATCATGTGTTTACTTCTGCTAACTTTTGTTCACAGAGGCCGGCAACTTCCCTGTCCACCTTGACAAGTAGATAACCGACAGCTGTTTTTGGTTGGTCAAGTGAGCCGCG
Above is a window of Penicillium digitatum chromosome 2, complete sequence DNA encoding:
- a CDS encoding Cytochrome c oxidase polypeptide vib; its protein translation is MRSSRQSPSSSSLLVRYDARFPQQNQTKHCWQNYVDYYKCTTAKGEDFRPCKQFYHSFRSLCPKAWTDRWDGQREAGNFPVHLDK